A stretch of Streptomyces vietnamensis DNA encodes these proteins:
- a CDS encoding Rv2175c family DNA-binding protein, with protein MTEIDAKTDALVPAWLFLPDIAEALDIEVTRVRQLVKEGQLIAVRREVRPGEKILQVPAAFIDGDKIVKGLVGTLTLLRDDGFTDEEMLEWLFTPDPTLPGTPAQALSENRGTEVKRRAQALAV; from the coding sequence GTGACCGAGATTGACGCAAAGACCGATGCTCTCGTCCCCGCCTGGCTCTTCCTCCCCGACATCGCGGAGGCGCTCGACATCGAGGTGACGCGCGTGCGGCAGCTGGTCAAGGAGGGCCAGCTCATCGCCGTCCGCCGCGAAGTGCGCCCCGGCGAGAAGATCCTCCAGGTGCCCGCCGCCTTCATCGACGGCGACAAGATCGTCAAGGGCCTCGTCGGCACCCTGACGCTCCTGCGGGACGACGGCTTCACCGACGAAGAGATGCTGGAGTGGCTCTTCACTCCGGACCCGACCCTGCCCGGCACCCCCGCGCAGGCCCTGAGTGAGAATCGCGGCACGGAGGTGAAGCGCCGCGCCCAGGCGCTCGCCGTCTGA
- a CDS encoding NAD(P)/FAD-dependent oxidoreductase: MAGVQTAVALREQGFTGPVTLIGAEPHQPYDRPPLSKAILLGKAEDSAFEIDFEDLDIELRLGLDVTGLRAADHEIDTEAGPVAYDTLVVATGAQPVVLPGTEGVPGVHLLRTLDDAVRLGPVLERRHSVVVVGAGWIGAEFATAAREAGCAVTVVEAADRPLAGALPAEVTAPMAEWYGANGAELLTHARVDTVEPGAPGRVVLADGRELPADAVVVGIGARPATGWLTGSGIALDPSGAVTADDRLRTSLPDVYAVGDCASFPSARYGERLLVHHWDNALQGPRAVAAAITGTADAPYDPVPYFWSEQFGRFVQYAGHHAAADELLWRGDPADEAWSVLWLRAGVPVALLAVGRPRDLAQGRKLIEAAVPVDPERAADPAVPLKAAVR; encoded by the coding sequence ATGGCGGGCGTCCAGACCGCCGTCGCCCTGCGCGAGCAGGGCTTCACCGGCCCCGTGACCCTCATCGGGGCCGAACCCCACCAGCCCTACGACCGGCCACCGCTCTCCAAGGCGATCCTCCTCGGCAAGGCCGAGGACTCCGCCTTCGAGATCGACTTCGAGGACCTCGACATCGAGCTCCGCCTCGGCCTGGACGTCACCGGCCTCCGCGCCGCCGACCACGAGATCGACACCGAGGCCGGCCCCGTCGCGTACGACACCCTGGTCGTCGCCACCGGGGCCCAGCCCGTCGTCCTGCCCGGCACCGAGGGCGTCCCCGGGGTCCACCTCCTCCGCACCCTGGACGACGCCGTGCGCCTCGGGCCCGTCCTGGAGCGCCGCCACTCCGTCGTGGTCGTCGGCGCCGGCTGGATCGGCGCCGAGTTCGCCACCGCCGCGCGCGAGGCGGGCTGCGCCGTCACCGTCGTCGAGGCCGCCGACCGTCCGCTCGCCGGAGCCCTGCCCGCCGAGGTCACCGCACCCATGGCCGAGTGGTACGGGGCGAACGGCGCCGAACTCCTCACCCACGCGCGCGTGGACACCGTCGAGCCCGGCGCACCGGGCCGCGTCGTCCTCGCCGACGGCCGCGAACTGCCCGCCGACGCCGTCGTCGTCGGCATCGGCGCCCGCCCCGCCACCGGCTGGCTCACCGGCTCCGGCATCGCCCTCGACCCGAGCGGCGCCGTCACCGCCGACGACCGGCTGCGCACCTCGCTGCCCGATGTGTACGCCGTCGGCGACTGCGCCTCCTTCCCCTCCGCCCGCTACGGCGAGCGGCTCCTCGTCCACCACTGGGACAACGCGCTCCAGGGCCCCCGCGCGGTCGCCGCGGCGATCACCGGGACCGCCGACGCGCCCTACGACCCGGTGCCGTACTTCTGGTCCGAGCAGTTCGGCCGCTTCGTCCAGTACGCGGGACACCACGCGGCCGCCGACGAGCTGCTGTGGCGCGGCGACCCGGCCGACGAGGCCTGGTCCGTGCTCTGGCTGCGCGCCGGAGTGCCGGTGGCCCTCCTCGCGGTCGGCCGCCCCCGCGACCTGGCCCAGGGCCGCAAGCTCATCGAGGCCGCCGTCCCCGTCGACCCGGAGCGCGCCGCGGACCCGGCCGTCCCCCTGAAGGCGGCAGTCCGGTAG
- the thiO gene encoding glycine oxidase ThiO, with product MRSSDVHVSDVLVVGGGIIGLVTAWRAAQRGLRTAVVDPDPGGGAARVAAGMLAAVTELHYGEETLLGLNLASAARYPAFAAELEEATGHDVGYRACGTLAVALDADDRAHLRELHALQTRCGLVSEWLSGRECRRLEPMLAPGVRGGLRVDGDHQVDPRRLAAALVTACERAGVVFHRTLAERLAVVRDRARGAVLADGEELTADQVVLAAGSLSGRLAGVPDEVLPPVRPVKGQVLRLRVPAPYAPFLSRTVRAVVRGSHVYLVPRENGELVVGATSEELGWDTTVTAGGVYELLRDAHELVPGLTELPLTETCAGLRPGSPDNAPLLGPTALPGLHLATGHYRNGVLLTPVTGDVMAEALTTGTLPDEARPFTPRRFSPVRQEQPA from the coding sequence ATGCGTTCTTCCGATGTCCATGTGTCCGACGTCCTCGTGGTCGGAGGCGGCATCATCGGCCTGGTCACGGCCTGGCGAGCCGCGCAGCGCGGACTGCGCACCGCCGTCGTCGACCCGGACCCGGGCGGCGGGGCCGCCCGGGTCGCGGCCGGCATGCTCGCCGCCGTCACCGAACTCCACTACGGCGAGGAGACCCTGCTCGGGCTCAACCTCGCCTCCGCGGCCCGCTACCCCGCCTTCGCCGCCGAACTGGAGGAGGCCACCGGCCACGACGTCGGCTACCGGGCCTGCGGCACCCTCGCCGTCGCCCTCGACGCCGACGACCGGGCCCACCTGCGCGAACTGCACGCCCTGCAGACCCGCTGCGGGCTCGTCTCCGAATGGCTCAGCGGCCGCGAGTGCCGCCGCCTCGAACCGATGCTGGCCCCCGGCGTCCGCGGCGGACTCCGGGTCGACGGCGACCACCAGGTCGACCCGCGCCGACTGGCCGCCGCGCTCGTGACGGCCTGCGAGCGGGCCGGGGTGGTCTTCCACCGCACGCTCGCGGAACGCCTGGCGGTCGTACGCGACCGGGCCCGCGGTGCCGTGCTCGCCGACGGCGAGGAGCTGACGGCCGACCAGGTCGTGCTCGCCGCCGGCAGCCTCAGCGGCCGCCTCGCGGGCGTCCCCGACGAGGTCCTGCCACCGGTCCGCCCCGTGAAGGGCCAGGTCCTGCGCCTCCGGGTCCCCGCGCCGTACGCCCCCTTCCTCTCCCGCACCGTCCGGGCCGTCGTCCGCGGCAGCCACGTCTACCTGGTGCCCCGCGAGAACGGCGAGCTCGTCGTCGGCGCCACCAGCGAGGAACTGGGCTGGGACACCACGGTGACGGCGGGCGGGGTGTACGAACTCCTCCGCGACGCCCACGAGCTGGTCCCCGGTCTCACCGAGCTGCCGCTCACCGAGACGTGCGCGGGCCTGCGCCCGGGCTCCCCCGACAACGCCCCCCTCCTCGGACCGACCGCCCTGCCCGGCCTCCACCTGGCCACCGGCCACTACCGCAACGGGGTATTGCTCACCCCCGTCACCGGCGACGTCATGGCCGAGGCGCTCACCACGGGCACCCTCCCCGACGAGGCGCGCCCCTTCACCCCCCGCCGTTTCTCCCCCGTACGTCAGGAGCAGCCCGCATGA
- the thiS gene encoding sulfur carrier protein ThiS, producing MNVSVNGEPRVLTGPVALDALVATLSTAPSGVAAAVNEEVVPRGEWATTLLGEGDRVEVLTAVQGG from the coding sequence ATGAACGTGTCCGTGAACGGCGAGCCCCGGGTCCTGACGGGCCCCGTCGCCCTCGACGCCCTGGTCGCGACCCTGAGCACCGCCCCCTCGGGCGTGGCCGCGGCCGTCAACGAGGAGGTCGTCCCGCGCGGCGAGTGGGCCACGACGCTGCTCGGCGAGGGCGACCGGGTGGAAGTCCTCACGGCAGTACAGGGAGGCTGA
- a CDS encoding thiazole synthase has protein sequence MSDDVFTLGGTEFASRLIMGTGGAPSLDVLERSLVASGTELTTVAMRRLDPTVQGSVLSVLERLGIRVLPNTAGCYTAGEAVLTARLAREALGTNWIKLEVVADERTLLPDGEELLAAAETLVDDGFVVLPYTNDDPVLARKLEDVGCAAIMPLGSPIGSGLGIRNPHNFQLITERAGVPVILDAGAGTASDAALAMELGCAAVMLASAVTRAQEPVLMASAMRHAVEAGRLAHRAGRIPRRHFASASSPTTGQAHLDPERPAF, from the coding sequence ATGTCCGACGACGTCTTCACCCTCGGCGGTACGGAGTTCGCCTCCCGCCTCATCATGGGCACCGGCGGCGCTCCCAGCCTCGACGTCCTGGAACGCTCCCTCGTCGCCAGCGGTACGGAGCTGACGACGGTCGCCATGCGGCGCCTGGACCCGACCGTCCAGGGCTCGGTCCTCTCCGTCCTGGAACGCCTCGGCATCCGGGTCCTGCCGAACACGGCGGGCTGCTACACGGCCGGCGAGGCCGTCCTCACGGCACGGCTGGCGAGGGAGGCACTGGGCACGAACTGGATCAAGCTGGAGGTCGTGGCGGACGAGCGGACCCTCCTCCCGGACGGCGAGGAGCTCCTGGCCGCGGCCGAGACCCTGGTCGACGACGGTTTCGTGGTCCTCCCCTACACCAACGACGACCCGGTCCTCGCCCGGAAGCTGGAGGACGTCGGCTGCGCGGCGATCATGCCGCTCGGCTCGCCCATCGGCTCCGGCCTCGGCATCCGCAACCCGCACAACTTCCAGCTGATCACGGAACGGGCCGGGGTCCCGGTGATCCTCGACGCCGGCGCGGGAACCGCCTCGGACGCGGCGCTCGCGATGGAGCTGGGGTGCGCGGCGGTGATGCTGGCGTCGGCGGTGACGCGGGCGCAGGAGCCGGTGCTGATGGCCTCGGCGATGCGCCACGCGGTGGAAGCGGGCCGCCTGGCGCACCGTGCCGGCCGCATTCCCCGCCGCCACTTCGCCTCCGCGTCCTCCCCGACCACGGGCCAGGCCCACCTGGACCCCGAACGCCCCGCCTTCTGA